The Chryseobacterium indologenes genomic sequence TTGAATAACAATCTTCCACATTTATCTTTCAAAATATCAATCAGCTCTGAGTTTTCATGGATATCGTCTGACGTTGCCGCTAAAGTAATAGTTAATTGTCCTTTTAACTTTTGAGCAATCTGTATAAGTTCTCCCTGGTTTTCGCAAGTAACAATAATACCAAAAGGACCAAATACTTCTTCGCTCAATACAGGATTATTGATGAAGTTTTGAGCATTGGTTTTTATCACAGCAGCACTTCCTTTCCCTTCTTCCGTTTCGGTTGATGCAATTACTTCAACATCTGCCTGTGTTATGGCAATAGACTTATCCTTTTTAAAACTCTCATATATTCCTTTGTGAAGCATTGGAGCAGGGGAAATTTCCTGAATTTCATTTTTTACTGCAGAGATAAACGTGTCCAGTGATTCGCCTTTACGTGCAATAAATACTCCCGGATTGGTACAGAACTGCCCTACCCCTAATGTTAATGAAGTAACATACTCCTTTGCCAAGGCTTTTGCTTTATTTTCAAGTAATTGCTGTAGTGCAAACACAGGATTGATGCTTCCCATTTCTGCAAATATAGGAATAGGATTTTCCCGATGACTGGCTGTATCAAACAAAGCTTTTCCGCCATTAAAAGAACCTGTAAATGCTACGGCGTGGATATCTTTATGTTGGGTTAAAAAAGCACCGATCTCATGCGATGTTCCGGTAATATGACTGAAAATTCCTTGCGGCCATCCGAATTCTTTTACTGTATCTGTGATCACATCAGCCATCATTTGAGAGGTCTGAGGATGGGCAGGATGTGCCTTTACAATAACAGGGCAGCCTGCTCCTATCGCACTTGCCGTATCACCTCCTGCTGTGGAAAAAGCAAACGGAAAATTACTGGCACCGAAAACAACCACAGGCCCTAATCCTATGTTGTACTTTCTGATATCACTTTTCTGTTTTTCAGGCTGGGCAAGATCAATTCTTGACTCTGTATATATTCCTGAGGCTACCGCTTTTGCGTAACTTCTCCATTGGCCGGCAGTTCTGGCTTTTTCACCCGTGAGTCTTGCCAGAGGCAAAGAAGTTTCAGTGTGGGCTGTTGTCAAAAGCTCTTCACCTAAAGCTTCAATCCGATCCGCCACCGCATTCATAAATGCAGCCCTTTCTTTTACCGTTGTTTTCTTCAGGAATTGATATGCTTCGGAAGCCATCTGAATTCTTAACTCAATATTTTGTTTTGATGTTTCTTCAATCATAGCTTTCTTTGGTATTAATCTAATATCGGACGATTGTTTCTGCCTTCTTCAATAATCTTATTGATTCTTTCAGCTTCTTCACCTTGAAGCTCCAGACGTGGTGCTCTTACATATGGATTGCTGATTCCTTCTGCAGTGGCGGCCAGTTTGATGTATTGAATAAGCTTAGGATGAATATCGAGTTCCAATAATGGCATAAACCATCTGTAGATCTCTACCGCTTTATCGTATTCACCTGATTTAACATAGCGGTACATTGCCATTGTTTCGTTGGGAAAAGCATCTACAAGACCTGCAACAAGTCCATCTGCACCGAGCATGAGGGTTTCAAGGCAAATAGTATCTACACCGCCAAGAATTTTGATTCTTTTTCCAAAGCGGTTGATCATTCTGGTTACATTGGCAAGGTCTCTTGTAGATTCTTTAACAGCCTGAATGGTTGGATACTCAATAAGTTCTTCAAACATTTCAAGGGTTACATAAATTCCGTAATCAACAGGATTATTATAGATAAGGATAGGAAGATCTGTAGCCGAAGCTACTGCTTTAAAATATTCTACTACTTCATGACGATCCGCTTTATAACGCATGGGGGGAAGAAGCATAAGTCCGTCAGCCCCTGATTCTTTTGCTTTTTTAGCGAAATGTATAGCATTTTTGGTTGTATTTTCAGCAAGGTTTAGGATGACAGGAATTTTTCCTTCTGTAATTTTTTTTGCATACTTCAGCAATTCAAATTTTTCTGCAGTTTCCAAAGCACTGGCCTCTCCTAATGTTCCGGCAAGGATAATTCCCTGAACTCCGGCTTTAATCTGGGCTTCTGTATTGACTGCAAACATTTCAAAATCAATCTCTCCTTCATTTGTAAAAGGAGTTAATACAGCAGGATAAATACCTTCCCAGTTTAGTTTTGTACTCATATCAAATAATATTTATTCAAAACTAAGTGAATTTCACAACGGTAAATGTTAATATTTTAATATATTCTAACCGTATTTTAACATGTGATTATTCGTGGTCTGTAGTAGCCTCTTTATAATGCTTCAGATATTCTTTTGGAGAATACTTCATGATGGATTTAAATACCCGGTTGAAGTTGGTAAGACTGGTGAATCCGCTGTTAAAGGCAACAGAAGAAATACTGTATCTGCTGCTGGATGTCAATAGTCTGCATGCCCTCTGTACTCTTAATTCATTAAGATATTGAATATAAGTAATTCTGGTATGTTTTTTAAAAGATCGGCAAAATGCCTGAGGAGTCATACAGGCTTCTTTAGCAATGGTATCAAGAGTAAGTTTGTGCTGGGTGAAATTCTTCTTAATATAGAATTGGGCATCTATAATTCTCTGGTCATTGTCAGAAATATGATTAGGAAGGTTTTTTTCTGAAGACAACGGAACATGCAGATGTCTATTCAGCATCAGATGGTTTAAAATTTTTATAAAATCTAGGATCTGTTCTACTCCTTGTGTCTTTTGCAAGGCAGCCATGCTATCTCCTACACTTGATTTCAGTTTTGAAGCAATTTGAAATCCTACTTTTGATTGTTCAATGAAGTTTTTCAGTTCTTCAAATTCCGGTAAATCAAAAAAAGCGGCTATTTTTTTATCTGGATCGAAGAAAATAGAAATAGCATGAACGTTCTGTTTTTCGTTTTTATTAAAAGATCCTTTAAAAACATGTGATTGGTTGGCTCCCAGGTAGAAAATATCACCTGGTTCAAAGGTAAAAAGGTTCTGTTCTATGGCCAAAGTACCATGCCCTTTAAGAATCCACATGATCTGAGTTTCTGTATGTCTATGAAAATAAGGATAGAAATTGGGCATAATATCTTCCTGTATGCGGATGCTTTTGTTGGTGTCGGCAGGAACTGAAAACTGAAGACTCTTCATACGATCAATATTTTAAAGGAATGATGATTAAGAATGTTAAAATATTGCCGAATTTAAGCAAAATATGAACATTAACTGTCATATTAAAATCCAAACTTTACATCTTCATTATTTTAATGAATGAAGTGCTTCAAATAGTACAAAATTGTAACTTTAAACTTTTAAAATAAAACTTTCATAAATATATGTTTTCAGCACAAACTTATCAAGACAGAAGAGGTGTATTGCAGAGCAATGTAGCCGGTGGAATTCTGTTATTTTTAGGAAATATAGAGAATCCTGTAAATTTTGAGCATAATCCTTATTATTTCCGTCAGGACAGTACCTATCTATACTATTTTGGAATTCAGGAACCAAAAATTGCAGCCATAATTGATATTGATGAAAATAAAACCCTTGTTTTCGGAGATGAACTAAGCATTGATGATATCGTCTGGATGGGCAGGCAGGAAACCTTAAAAGAGAAAAGCCTGAAGTCAGGAGTACACGAAACATTACCTTATAAAGAGTTGTCTCAATATGTACTTAAAGCGAAAGCTGCCGGTAGAAAAGTACATTATCTTCCTCCTTATCAGTCTTCCAATAAAATTATATTGGCTGATCTTCTCGGGATTAGAGTAGCAGAATTGCAACCTTCAGCAGAAATGATCAAAGCGATTGTAAAACAGCGTTCTATCAAAGAGGCGCAGGAAATCGTACAAATTGAAGAAGCTGTGAATGTTTCCAACGAAATGCATCTGCTGGCTATGCGTATGGCCAGACCGGGCATAAAGGAATATGAAATTGCCAATGCCATTCAATATTTTGCGGCCAACAAAGAATGCCAGATGTCTTACCCACCGATCGTGACTATCAATGGAGGAATTCTTCATAATCATTACCGATTCAATACCATGAAGGAAGGAGATCTTTTCCTGAATGATTCCGGTGCAGAAACAGCTATGGGATATGCAGGAGACTTAACGCGAACATTTCCTGTAAGCAATACTTTTACGACAAAACAAAAGGAAATTTATGAGATTGTTTTGAATGCTTTTAATAATGCTCAAAAATTGCTGAAACCGGGAACACGCTTTAAAAACATCCATTTGAAAGCCGCTCAGCACCTCGTGGAAGGCCTTGTAGATCTGGGACTAATGAAAGGAAACCCTGAAGAAGCTGTAAAAAACCATGCACATACCCTGTTTTTCCAATGCGGATTGGGACATATGATGGGACTTGACGTGCATGATATGGAAGATCTGGGCGAGCAATATGTAGGCTACACCGAAGCAGAACCTAAGGATACCAAAACATTCGGGCTTAAATCTCTCCGTTTAGGAAAAGCCTTGGAAACCGGATTTGTATTAACGGTTGAACCGGGTATTTACATGATTCCTGAACTGATTGATATGTGGCAGGCAGAAAATAAAAATGCGGAGTTTATTAATTATGATAAAGTGAATGAATACCGAAACTTCGGAGGCGTACGTATTGAAGATAATTTCCTGATCACGGATGACAGCTATAAGCTTCTGGGGAACGGGTTGATTAAAACGGCAGAAGATATTGAAAATTATCGCAAAGAGCATTTAGCAGACATCAAATAAGCGCTATGAAAAATATAAAAAAACTGGGAATTGTTGCATTGTATTTCCTCTGTTTATCGCCATTGGCTGCACAAAAGATGCAATGGACTCCTGATGGGAACGCCTATTATTCGTTTACTAAAAAAGGGGTTCAAATTGTTGACGTTTTGCATCCGGGAACCGAGCAGACACTGCTGAACAGCAACGAACTGATTCCGTCCGGAAGTTCCGAGCCCTTACAGGTTCAAAGCTTTCAGATATCTCCTGCAAATAAAAACTTATTGCTTTTCACCAATACCAAAAAGGTGTGGAGAGACAATACCCGCGGAGATTACTGGATCTTTGATAAGAATACCAAAAAGCTTACACAGCTCGGAAAAGGATTACCTGCTTCATCATTAATGTTTGCCAAATTTTCTCCCGATGGTAAGAAAGTAGCTTATGTGTCAAAGCATAATATTTACTTGGAAGATCTTTCAGACAATCAGATTACTAAAATTACTACAGACGGTAATGACGGAATGATTAATGGTACTTTTGACTGGGTATATGAAGAAGAATTCGGTGCAAAGGACGGTTTCAGATGGTCTCCGGATGGAAGTAAAATTGCCTACTGGAAACTGGATGCCAGAGGTACTAAAAACTTCCTGATGATCAATAATACCGACAGTCTGTATTCGTTTACCATTCCTGTAGAATATCCTAAAGCGGGAGAAGATCCTTCAGGTTGCAGCATCTGGTTTTATGATCTTGCCTCCAAATCTTCAAAGAAAGCTGATATATCAGGAGATGAAAAACAACATTATATTCCAAGAATGGAATGGGTACAGGATTCAAAATCCGTTATCCTGCAACAATTGAACAGAAAACAGAACCAAAGTAAGATTATCGTAGCAGATGCAGGTTCTGGAACCGGGAAAGCCATTTATACCGAAACAGATCCCGCATGGATCGATATCAAATCTATGTGGAATAACAACGATCCCAGCGGCTGGGACTGGATTAATAACGGCAAGGAGTTTTTATGGCTTTCAGAAAAAGACGGATGGAGGCATATTTATAAAATAGATATGAATGGCAAAGAAACCCTTATTACAAAAGATGCCTTTGACGTTATCAAACCAGAATTTTTTGATGTTCCTAATCAATTGATTTATTTCCTGGCCTCTCCCGGTAATGCTACTCAGAAGTATTTGTATAAAGTAAATATGAAGGGAGGAAAAGCAGAAAGACTGACCCCTCAGGCTTATTCAGGTTCTAATGAATATACGATCTCTCCCAATGGAAAGATAGCTTTGTTTACGAATACCAATACCGATAGATATTCTGCAGGAGCGGTAGTGTCTCTCCCGAACCATAAAGAACTTGTGGCTGCCACAAAATCAGAGAAAGCAGATCCTGCAAAAGCTAAAAAAGAGTTTTTCCAGATTACCACTGAAGATGGGGTTACGCTGGATGGCTGGGTCGTAAAGCCTAAAAATTTTGATCCTTCTAAAAAATATCCTGTTCTTTTCATGGTGTATGGTGAACCTGCGTTACAAACCGTGACAGATAGCTTTTACGCCAATTGGGATTATTTGTATACAGGTGACATGGCTCAGGACGGATACCTTTATGTTTGCCTTGAAAACCGCGGCACACCCGCTCCTAAAGGACGCGAGTGGAGAAAATCTATCTACCGGAAAATAGGCCAGCTAAATATTCGTGATCAGGCTATGGGGGCAAAAGCATTATTTGCAAAATGGCCATATGCAGATACTTCCAGAGTGGCCGTTTGGGGCTGGAGCGGCGGCGGTTCTTCCACGTTGAATCTTCTTGGTCAGTATCCGGATATTTACCAAACAGGAATAGCCATTGCTCCTGTAGCCAACCAGTTGTTTTATGATAATATCTATCAGGAAAGGTATATGGGACTTCCACAGGAAAACAGAGAGGATTTTTTAAAAGGTTCTCCCCTTACATATGCTAAAAACCTTAAGGGAAACCTGCTGTTGGTTCATGGTACAGGTGATGATAATGTACACTATCAGAATACAGAAGTATACATCAATGAGCTGGTGAAGTACAACAAACAGTTTCAGCTGATGTCGTATCCTAACAGGTCCCACTCTATCAGTGAAGGAGAAGGAACATTCCTGCACCTGGCGACCATGTTTACAAAATATTTAAAAGAACACTGCCCTCCGGGAGCAAGATAATAAAAACGAAAAAGTCTTACATAGAGTAAGGCTTTTTTATTATTTGAGTTTGTTTACGCTAGGAAGAAAACGGCAAACTTTGTATCTTTACTCCATGGAAAATCAGGAAGAAATTGAGAAGCAGATACTGGATATTGTACGGGCACAATATGAAAAGGATGGTGGCAATAACGGCGTTACTTTTGGTGCTTTTGACCATATTCTCAATATGTCTATTGAAGACCGAAACGCATTTCTTGAAAGAATGGCAAAAGAAAAAAAAATATTTATTTTTAACAGCCTGAATATGAGACGCATTATTCTGCCGAAATAAAACCTCTGTTGAACAGGGGTTATTTTTTTTAGAACACCTCATCAATAGGATCTGTATAAAAGGAATTCTGCAACCCCAAAACAGAGTATAAAAAAGATTGAATAAAAAAACCTCCCGTAGGAGGTTTAGAATGAAATTTATAAACTATATGACGTGGTGTTAAAAAAAACTTGTAAATAAAAACTTGTTTTAAAGCCATCAATGGATATGCCAAATAGATCACTGCTTAAGGAAATCTTAACTTTTGTGGTAGCTTTTTTCTAAAAAAATAAAACCTCCCGCATCAACGGAAGGTCAAGTGTAATTTGTCAGAAATATGAATTTTCAAGGGTTCAAAAATAGAAAGTAATTCTGTAGACAAGTATGACTGCAATCATATCTAAATTCCAAAAATAAAATAAAAATCCCCGGATTTCTCCAGGGAATAAAGTGTCAAAACCTATATTTTTATATAGTGGTATAAAATGATGTTCTGTTGTAAAAACAGCAAGACACGTGCCAAATTAATCACTGTTTAATGATATGCGTGTTTTTGTGGTATCTATTTTTAGGTATCCGTATATCTCCGGAAGCTTTGCCAGATTTTAGCATAACGAATTCACACAGAATACTATATGATTCATTTTCTTTTAAAAACAATGGTCCACGTTATCCGAAAAGGTTCTCCGCGATAATGATCATTATCCCGGCTGACAATTTTCATAGTGGTTTTATCCAATTGAACAATTTCAAATTTTCTTTCATCATTAGTATTTCCGAACAGGGATAAGGTCTTATCATCAGGATGTATTGAATATGAAAAATAAATCTGCCCGCTGTCCATAATAGAACCATCTGCATTAAACTGCATGACATCATTTCTGCTTAATGTAGAATGGTTTACAGTTCGTTTTCCATTGGCTTCCACTCCCTCAGCAGTGGAGCTTACAGGCTGCCATTTGCCGACAATCATTTTTTTATAAGACTGCTGGGAAGAAGTCTTGAATGACACTGAAGCCAGGCAAAAAGTACATAACCACAGCACCAGATTAAAGGATTTCATTGTATTTTGTTTTTGATGAAATAAGGATCATTAATTTCCAAAGGTAGCAACAATCTGTTGATCTGTGTGGAAATTGTTTTTATATCCTTAATTTTGATCTGTAACACATAAAACAATCAGTTTGAAACTACCACTCTCCTACTATTCCAATCAGGATGTTCTTTTTCTCGCACAGGATCTCTTAGGAAAAGTGCTTTTTACGAATATAAACGGTGAGATAACAGCCGGAATCATTGTAGAAACGGAAGCTTATTTCGGGATACAGGATAAAGCTTCTCATGCTTACGGCGGCAGGCGTACACACAGGACGGAAACGTTATATGCTCACGGCGGAGTTTCTTATGTCTACTTATGCTACGGGATTCATCATCTTTTAATGTGGTCACTTCCGTTGAAGACGAGCCTCATGCAGTATTGGTAAGAGCTATTGAACCTCTAATCGGAAAAGAAATTATGGAAAAAAGACGCCAGATGCCGGTTTCCAGAACAGCCATTTCCTCCGGTCCCGGTTCGTTGGCCAAAGCATTGGGTATTAATCAGGCTTTCAATAAAAAAGATCTCATCGGAAATGAAATCTGGATTGAAGATCATGGTATTGCCTATAACCCTGATGAAATAGCAGCGGGCCCGCGCATAGGAGTTGCTTATGCAGAAGAAGATGCCCATTTGCCGTGGCGTTTCTTTGTGAAAGGAAATAAATATGTGAGTAAACCCAATAAAGTTTAGTTATAGAATAAAAAATTAACGTTATTCCTGAATCGCCATGTAAAATTCTGTGTAAAAACCTTCCAAAAACGATTGCTTTTTCCTGAAAAATGATGGCCGTCACCTGCTGACTTTAAGCCGGTATTTATTCTACAAAAAACGACACTCAGATTGATGAACATTATATCTGTTAGCATGAAAAGAATTGATTTATTAAATAATCCGGATATCCGTACCCGTATTTCAAAGCAATTTAATATTATTTAATTCAAATTACGGTTTGGAATCATTTTATGAAACACATTACGTTTCGCTGCTTTTATA encodes the following:
- a CDS encoding aldehyde dehydrogenase (NADP(+)); protein product: MIEETSKQNIELRIQMASEAYQFLKKTTVKERAAFMNAVADRIEALGEELLTTAHTETSLPLARLTGEKARTAGQWRSYAKAVASGIYTESRIDLAQPEKQKSDIRKYNIGLGPVVVFGASNFPFAFSTAGGDTASAIGAGCPVIVKAHPAHPQTSQMMADVITDTVKEFGWPQGIFSHITGTSHEIGAFLTQHKDIHAVAFTGSFNGGKALFDTASHRENPIPIFAEMGSINPVFALQQLLENKAKALAKEYVTSLTLGVGQFCTNPGVFIARKGESLDTFISAVKNEIQEISPAPMLHKGIYESFKKDKSIAITQADVEVIASTETEEGKGSAAVIKTNAQNFINNPVLSEEVFGPFGIIVTCENQGELIQIAQKLKGQLTITLAATSDDIHENSELIDILKDKCGRLLFNGMPTGVEVVYGMQHGGPFPSTTDARFTSVGPDAVKRFVRPISFQNWPNEFLPEELKNENPLQINRMVDGEINSESLKLETV
- a CDS encoding dihydrodipicolinate synthase family protein, with the translated sequence MSTKLNWEGIYPAVLTPFTNEGEIDFEMFAVNTEAQIKAGVQGIILAGTLGEASALETAEKFELLKYAKKITEGKIPVILNLAENTTKNAIHFAKKAKESGADGLMLLPPMRYKADRHEVVEYFKAVASATDLPILIYNNPVDYGIYVTLEMFEELIEYPTIQAVKESTRDLANVTRMINRFGKRIKILGGVDTICLETLMLGADGLVAGLVDAFPNETMAMYRYVKSGEYDKAVEIYRWFMPLLELDIHPKLIQYIKLAATAEGISNPYVRAPRLELQGEEAERINKIIEEGRNNRPILD
- a CDS encoding AraC family transcriptional regulator; the encoded protein is MKSLQFSVPADTNKSIRIQEDIMPNFYPYFHRHTETQIMWILKGHGTLAIEQNLFTFEPGDIFYLGANQSHVFKGSFNKNEKQNVHAISIFFDPDKKIAAFFDLPEFEELKNFIEQSKVGFQIASKLKSSVGDSMAALQKTQGVEQILDFIKILNHLMLNRHLHVPLSSEKNLPNHISDNDQRIIDAQFYIKKNFTQHKLTLDTIAKEACMTPQAFCRSFKKHTRITYIQYLNELRVQRACRLLTSSSRYSISSVAFNSGFTSLTNFNRVFKSIMKYSPKEYLKHYKEATTDHE
- a CDS encoding aminopeptidase P family protein, translated to MFSAQTYQDRRGVLQSNVAGGILLFLGNIENPVNFEHNPYYFRQDSTYLYYFGIQEPKIAAIIDIDENKTLVFGDELSIDDIVWMGRQETLKEKSLKSGVHETLPYKELSQYVLKAKAAGRKVHYLPPYQSSNKIILADLLGIRVAELQPSAEMIKAIVKQRSIKEAQEIVQIEEAVNVSNEMHLLAMRMARPGIKEYEIANAIQYFAANKECQMSYPPIVTINGGILHNHYRFNTMKEGDLFLNDSGAETAMGYAGDLTRTFPVSNTFTTKQKEIYEIVLNAFNNAQKLLKPGTRFKNIHLKAAQHLVEGLVDLGLMKGNPEEAVKNHAHTLFFQCGLGHMMGLDVHDMEDLGEQYVGYTEAEPKDTKTFGLKSLRLGKALETGFVLTVEPGIYMIPELIDMWQAENKNAEFINYDKVNEYRNFGGVRIEDNFLITDDSYKLLGNGLIKTAEDIENYRKEHLADIK
- a CDS encoding S9 family peptidase — its product is MKNIKKLGIVALYFLCLSPLAAQKMQWTPDGNAYYSFTKKGVQIVDVLHPGTEQTLLNSNELIPSGSSEPLQVQSFQISPANKNLLLFTNTKKVWRDNTRGDYWIFDKNTKKLTQLGKGLPASSLMFAKFSPDGKKVAYVSKHNIYLEDLSDNQITKITTDGNDGMINGTFDWVYEEEFGAKDGFRWSPDGSKIAYWKLDARGTKNFLMINNTDSLYSFTIPVEYPKAGEDPSGCSIWFYDLASKSSKKADISGDEKQHYIPRMEWVQDSKSVILQQLNRKQNQSKIIVADAGSGTGKAIYTETDPAWIDIKSMWNNNDPSGWDWINNGKEFLWLSEKDGWRHIYKIDMNGKETLITKDAFDVIKPEFFDVPNQLIYFLASPGNATQKYLYKVNMKGGKAERLTPQAYSGSNEYTISPNGKIALFTNTNTDRYSAGAVVSLPNHKELVAATKSEKADPAKAKKEFFQITTEDGVTLDGWVVKPKNFDPSKKYPVLFMVYGEPALQTVTDSFYANWDYLYTGDMAQDGYLYVCLENRGTPAPKGREWRKSIYRKIGQLNIRDQAMGAKALFAKWPYADTSRVAVWGWSGGGSSTLNLLGQYPDIYQTGIAIAPVANQLFYDNIYQERYMGLPQENREDFLKGSPLTYAKNLKGNLLLVHGTGDDNVHYQNTEVYINELVKYNKQFQLMSYPNRSHSISEGEGTFLHLATMFTKYLKEHCPPGAR
- a CDS encoding lipocalin family protein — encoded protein: MKSFNLVLWLCTFCLASVSFKTSSQQSYKKMIVGKWQPVSSTAEGVEANGKRTVNHSTLSRNDVMQFNADGSIMDSGQIYFSYSIHPDDKTLSLFGNTNDERKFEIVQLDKTTMKIVSRDNDHYRGEPFRITWTIVFKRK